From a region of the Impatiens glandulifera chromosome 4, dImpGla2.1, whole genome shotgun sequence genome:
- the LOC124934237 gene encoding LOW QUALITY PROTEIN: nuclear pore complex protein NUP155-like (The sequence of the model RefSeq protein was modified relative to this genomic sequence to represent the inferred CDS: inserted 5 bases in 5 codons; deleted 3 bases in 3 codons; substituted 2 bases at 2 genomic stop codons), translating into MSSWDSEIVLRDVSNACLVITDRIGRDVSAQLDLEESLEASRYTSHPYATHPREWPPLVEVANTWELPPILIERYNVAGGEGTALCGIFPEIRRAWASVDNSLFLWRFDKWDDQCPEYNGDEQAICAVGLAKXKPGVFIEAIQHLLILATPVELILVGVCCSGKSDGTDPYAEVSLKLFPEYTVPSDGVTMTCITCTDGGRIFLAGRDGHIYELLYSTGSGWQKRCRKICVTSGLGSVISRWVVPNVFKFGAADSIIEMVVDNERHILYARTEEMKIQVFFLGINGNDALKKVAEEKNLVNVRDANFGGRPAAGSRPLARPAKTSIVCISPLSTLESKGLHLVVVLSDGRRLYLTTTSSSGNNGGIAGLSAFDANNHKPYCLKVVTTRPSPPLGVGGAFGPISLAGRSQDEELSLKIESSYYSAGTLILSDSSPSTMSPLLIVNKDSSTQSPLTXNFGTGARSSRALREFVSSLPVEGRMLFVADILPLPDAATAMQSLYSQLEFCGFDNFGEDSVKESGKXWARGDLSTQHILPRRRMVVFSTMGMMELVFNRPVDILRKLLESSLARSTLEEFFNRFGAGESAAMCLILASKIVQTENIISNFVAEKAAEAFEDPRLVGMPLLEGGSGALSNTRTVTGGFSMGQVVQEAEPVFSGAHEGLCLCTSRLLLPLWELPVIVAKGSSASSLAAENEMVSCRLSSGAMRILEDKIRSLEKFLRSRRNQRRGLYGCVAGIGDVSGSILFGAGSDLGAVRNLFGTYSRNVGSADVVSSNKRQRLPYNSTELATMEVRAMECIRQLLLRSAQALFLLQLVSQHHLTRLVQNFDATLKQALAQLTFHQLVCTEEGDQLATRLISALMEYYTGPDGRGTVGDISTRLREGCPSYYKESDYKFYLAVECLERASVYSXCGGEAKPCQRSFNHLSKIPESADLRTVCKRFEDLRFYEAVVRLPLQKAEALDPAGDAYNEQIDGGAREGRALAQREQCYEIVTSALRSXKVELLHSREFGSPIRPVAQSTLDPAXRKKYIHQIVQLGVQSADRSFHEFLYRTLIDLGLENELLEYGGPDLALFYRMLLREPVQEVSIFTLFCQLDFKISHNQENQVKYSELLARYYVLRGNMLLQLHVLLRLTERRSGDGSRIAPTLEQRCQYLSNAVLQAKNASDNPDVSNRGAYDDGLLDLLEGKLAVLRFQIKIKEELESIASNMEASPSSAESTLNDSSVDANFLHSVGEKVKELSTDLKSITQLYNEYAVPFEIWEICLEMLYFANYSGDTDNSIIRETWARLMDQALSKSGIAEACAVLKRVGSNVYLGDGAVVLPLDSLCLHLEKAALERSTSGAESVGDEDIARALLAACKGAIEPXLNSYDQLLSNGAILPSATLRLRMLRSVLVVLREWAMSTLGTNSRAGASLINSRSYLPDQTTALNQGTRDKITSAANRYMTEVRRLPLPQNQTEGVYRCFKELEEFVLSPYPYRRF; encoded by the exons ATGTCTTCTTGGGATAGCGAGATTGTTCTGCGTGATGTTTCCAATGCTTGTCTCGTAATTACTGACCGCATTGGACGAGATGTCTCCGCGCAACTTGATCTCGAAGAATCTCTTGAAGCGTCTAGATACACTAGTCATCCATATGCAACTCATCCTAGAGAG TGGCCTCCTTTGGTTGAAGTGGCGAATACCTGGGAGCTACCTCCTATACTTATTGAAAGATACAATGTAGCCGGTGGGGAAGGAACTGCTTTATGTGGAATTTTCCCAGAGATTCGCAGGGCTTGGGCATCTGTAGATAATTCCTTGTTTTTGTGGCGCTTTGATAAGTG GGATGATCAATGTCCTGAATATAATGGGGACGAACAAGCTATTTGTGCTGTTGGTTTAGCCA GCAAACCTGGCGTTTTTATTGAAGCTATTCAACACCTTTTGATCTTAGCTACTCCTGTTGAG TTGATACTTGTAGGTGTCTGCTGTTCTGGAAAGAGTGATGGTACAGACCCATATGCAGAAGTTTCACTCAAACTTTTTCCAGAGTATACAGTACCCTCTGATGGGGTTACAATGACATGCATCACATGTACTGATGGGGGTCGTATTTTCCTGGCTGGACGTGATGGCCATATCTATGAATTACTTTATTCAACTGGTTCGGGATGGCAAAAACGCTGTAGAAAAATTTGTGTCACCTCAGGATTAGGAAGTGTCATTTCAAG ATGGGTAGTTCCCAATGTATTCAAATTTGGAGCTGCTGACTCTATTATCGAAATGGTTGTTGATAATGAGAGGCATATCCTGTATGCACGCACAGAGGAGATGAAAATCCAAGTG TTTTTTCTTGGAATTAATGGTAATGATGCACTCAAAAAAGTTGCAGAAGAGAAAAATCTAGTTAACGTGAGAGATGCAAATTTTGGTGGTAGACCTGCGGCTGGATCAAGACCCCTAGCTAGACCAGCAAAGACATCAATTGTTTGCATTTCTCCTCTTTCAACACTGGAATCGAAGGGGCTGCATCTTGTTGTTGTTCTATCTGATGGCAGAAGATTGTATTTAACAACTACTTCATCTAGTGGAAATAATGGTGGTATTGCTGGGTTGAGTGCATTTGATGCCAATAATCACAAGCCATATTGCTTGAAAGTTGTGACAACCAGGCCTTCTCCTCCTCTAGGCGTAGGTGGAGCTTTTGGACCGATATCTCTTGCTGGGCGTTCTCAGGATGAGGAGCTGTCACTAAAAATTGAATCCTCATATTATTCTGCTGGAACTCTCATTCTCTCTGATTCCTCGCCGTCAACCATGTCACCTCTTCTTATTGTAAACAAGGATTCAAGCACACAATCTCCTTTAA GTAATTTTGGAACAGGTGCAAGAAGTTCTCGGGCACTTCGAGAGTTTGTATCTTCACTACCCGTTGAGGGTCGTATGCTGTTTGTGGCCGACATTTTACCCCTACCAGATGCGGCAACTGCTATGCAGTCGTTATATTCTCAATTAGAATTTTGTGGGTTTGACAATTTTGGGGAAGATTCTGTAAAGGAATCAGGAA CTTGGGCTAGAGGGGATCTTTCAACTCAACATATATTACCTAGAAGAAGAATGGTTGTATTCAGCACAATGGGGATGATGGAACTAGTCTTCAACAGGCCAGTTGACATCCTGAGGAAATTGTTGGAGTCTAGTCTGGCTAGATCAACCTTGGAGGAATTTTTCAACCGATTTGGAGCTGGAGAGTCAGCGGCAATGTGCTTAATACTTGCTTCTAAAATAGTCCAAACGGAAAATATCATCAGTAACTTTGTTGCAGAGAAGGCAGCTGAGGCTTTCGAGGATCCAAGACTTGTTGGAATGCCATTGCTGGAAGGTGGTAGTGGTGCATTATCGAACACCAGAACTGTTACTGGTGGATTCAGCATGGGCCAAGTTGTCCAAGAGGCTGAGCCTGTTTTTTCAGGTGCACATGAGGGGCTCTGTTTGTGCACATCGAGATTACTTTTGCCTTTGTGGGAGCTTCCAGTTATAGTGGCAAAAGGCTCGAGTGCTTCCAGTCTTGCGGCTGAAAATGAAATGGTTTCATGCAGGCTATCGTCGGGTGCAATGCGAATTCTCGAGGATAAAATTCGTTCTTTGGAGAAGTTTCTTAGGTCTAGGAGGAATCAGAGAAGGGGGTTGTATGGTTGTGTTGCGGGAATTGGAGACGTGTCTGGTTCAATTCTGTTTGGGGCTGGTTCAGATTTGGGTGCTGTAAGGAACTTATTTGGTACATATTCTAGGAATGTTGGATCTGCTGATGTCGTCTCATCAAATAAGAGACAAAGACTCCCATATAATTCCACTGAATTAGCTACAATGGAA GTGAGAGCAATGGAGTGTATCAGGCAGTTACTTCTTAGGTCTGCTCAagctctttttcttcttcaactagTTTCCCAGCATCATCTCACACGCTTGGTTCAAAATTTTGATGCTACGCTAAAGCAAGCACTGGCTCAGTTGACATTTCATCAATTAGTTTGTACTGAAGAAGGGGACCAGCTTGCTACAAGACTTATATCGGCTTTAATGGag TATTACACTGGTCCAGATGGCAGGGGAACCGTGGGTGACATAAGTACTAGGCTAAGGGAGGGATGTCCAAGCTACTATAAGGAGTCAGATTACAAATTTTATCTTGCTGTAGAATGTTTAGAAAGAGCTTCTGTATATTCCTGATGCGGAGGAGAGGCAAAACCGTGCCAGAGAAGCTTCAACCACTTAAGTAAGATTCCTGAATCTGCAGATTTACGAACAGTCTGCAAACGTTTTGAAGACTTGAG ATTTTATGAAGCAGTTGTTCGTTTGCCCTTACAGAAGGCTGAGGCTCTTGATCCTGCTGGTGATGCCTATAATGAACAGATAGATGGTGGAGCTAGGGAGGGACGTGCTCTTGCTCAACGTGAACAGTGTTATGAAATTGTGACTTCTGCTTTGCGTTCTTGAAAGGTGGAACTTCTCCATAGTAGGGAGTTTGGTTCTCCTATTAGGCCTGTGGCACAATCAACACTTGATCCAG CCCGCAAGAAGTATATTCATCAAATTGTTCAACTTGGCGTTCAGTCAGCTGATAGATCGTTTCACGAGTTTCTATACAGGACATTAATTGATCTGGGCCTC GAAAATGAGTTGTTGGAGTATGGAGGTCCTGACCTAGCCCTTTTTTACAGAATGCTTCTGCGTGAACCTGTACAAGAGGTTAGTATTTTTACCCTTTTCTGCCAGTTGGACttcaaaattt CACATAATCAAGAGAATCAAGTAAAAtattctgaactcctagcacgATATTATGTCCTGAGAGGCAACATGCTCTTGCAGCTCCATGTGCTGTTAAGGCTAACAGAAAGGAGATCTGGTGATGGGAGCAGA ATTGCGCCTACATTAGAGCAGAG GTGTCAATACTTGAGTAATGCAGTCTTACAGGCGAAGAATGCCAGTGACAATCCAGATGTCTCCAATCGCGGTGCTTATGATGATGGGCTGCTTGATCTCCTTGAAGGAAAGCTTGCTGTTCTTAGGTTTCAAATCAAGATCAAAGAGGAACTGGAGTCCATTGCCTCTAACATGGAGGCTTCCCCTAGTTCGGCTGAGTCTACTCTTAATGATTCATCAGTAGATGCTAACTTTTTGCATTCTGTCGGAGAAAAGGTCAAGGAGTTATCAACAGATCTTAAAAGCATCACTCAACTATACAATGAGTATGCCGTTCCATTTGAGATTTGGGAG ATCTGCTTGGAGATGCTATACTTTGCGAACTATTCTGGTGATACAGATAACAGTATTATAAGGGAGACATGGGCTAGACTGATGGATCAGGCTCTCTCAAAGAGTGGGATTGCAGAAGCTTGTGCAGTCCTTAAAAGGGTTGGTTCTAATGTTTACCTTGGAGATGGAGCTGTTGTACTACCATTGGATAGTTTGTGTCTTCACCTCGAGAAAGCTGCCTTG GAGCGGTCAACTTCAGGGGCTGAATCTGTTGGAGATGAAGACATAGCAAGAGCTCTTCTTGCTGCTTGTAAGGGTGCTATAGAAC GTTTGAATTCCTACGACCAACTTCTATCGAATGGAGCAATTTTGCCATCAGCAACTCTAAGATTGCGCATGCTTCGTTCGGTCCTGGTTGTGCTTCGCGAGTGGGCCATGTCTACATTGGGTACAAATAGTAGGGCAGGGGCCTCCCTAATTAATAGCCGATCATACTTACCTGATCAAACTACTGCCCTTAACCAAGGGACTCGTGATAAGATCACAAGTGCTGCGAACAG GTATATGACTGAAGTAAGGAGATTGCCACTTCCCCAGAACCAAACAGAAGGTGTTTATCGCTGTTTTAAAGAGCTGGAAGAGTTTGTGTTGAGCCCATATCCTTACAGACGGTTCTAA